One Streptomyces sp. RPA4-2 genomic window carries:
- a CDS encoding NADP-dependent isocitrate dehydrogenase gives MTDSTIIYTHTDEAPALATYSFLPVVQAYASQAGVTVETRDISLAGRILALFPEFLEEGQRVPDALAELGDLAKTPGANIIKLPNVSASIPQLKAAVAELQEQGYALPAYPDDPKSDEERDIRARYDKVKGSAVNPVLREGNSDRRAPASVKNYAKTHPHRMGKWTSDSKTNVATMGVDDFRSTEKSTVITEAGALRIELVGDDGSTTVLRESVPVLAGEVVDASVMHVAPLREFLTEQIARAKAEGVLFSVHLKATMMKVSDPIVFGHVVRAFFPKTFARYGEALATAGLTPNDGLGGIYKGLEALPEGAEIKASFDAELAEGPELAMVDSDKGITNLHVPSDVIVDASMPAMIRTSGHMWGPDGQEADTLAVLPDSSYSGVYQVVIDDCRANGAFDPSTMGSVPNVGLMAQKAEEYGSHDKTFEVPTTGTVRLVDQSGNVVLEQTVSAGDIFRACQTKDAPIKDWVKLAVTRARATGDPAVFWLDESRAHDAVLIGKVEQYLPEHDTEGLDIRVLSPVEATELSVERIRRGENTISVTGNVLRDYLTDLFPILELGTSAKMLSVVPLMAGGGLFETGAGGSAPKHVQQLVKENYLRWDSLGEFFALAASFEHLATTTGNARAQVLADTLDRATATFLNEDKSPTRRVGGIDNRGSHFYLGLYWAQELAAQTDDADLAKAFAPLAETLTAQEPVIVDELLAVQGKPADIGGYYQPDPAKAAKIMRPSATWNESLATLA, from the coding sequence GTGACTGACTCGACCATCATCTACACGCACACTGACGAGGCCCCGGCCCTGGCGACGTATTCGTTCCTGCCGGTGGTCCAGGCGTACGCCTCGCAGGCGGGTGTCACTGTGGAGACCCGTGACATCTCGCTGGCCGGGCGCATCCTCGCGCTCTTCCCCGAGTTCCTGGAGGAGGGGCAGCGCGTCCCGGACGCCCTCGCCGAGCTGGGCGACCTGGCCAAGACGCCCGGGGCCAACATCATCAAGCTGCCGAACGTCTCGGCCTCCATCCCGCAGCTCAAGGCCGCGGTCGCCGAGCTGCAGGAGCAGGGCTACGCGCTGCCGGCCTACCCGGACGACCCGAAGTCGGACGAGGAGCGCGACATCCGCGCCCGTTACGACAAGGTCAAGGGCAGCGCCGTGAACCCGGTGCTGCGCGAGGGCAACTCCGACCGCCGCGCCCCCGCCTCGGTCAAGAACTACGCCAAGACGCACCCGCACCGCATGGGCAAGTGGACGTCCGACTCGAAGACGAACGTCGCCACCATGGGCGTCGACGACTTCCGTTCCACCGAGAAGTCCACGGTGATCACCGAGGCCGGCGCGCTGAGGATCGAGCTGGTCGGCGACGACGGCTCCACCACGGTGCTGCGCGAGTCCGTACCCGTCCTCGCCGGCGAGGTCGTGGACGCGTCCGTCATGCACGTCGCGCCGCTGCGCGAGTTCCTCACCGAGCAGATCGCCCGCGCCAAGGCCGAGGGCGTGCTGTTCTCGGTGCACCTCAAGGCCACGATGATGAAGGTCTCCGACCCGATCGTCTTCGGTCACGTGGTGCGCGCCTTCTTCCCGAAGACGTTCGCCCGGTACGGCGAGGCGCTCGCCACCGCCGGTCTGACCCCGAACGACGGACTCGGCGGCATCTACAAGGGCCTGGAGGCCCTGCCCGAGGGCGCCGAGATCAAGGCCTCCTTCGACGCCGAGCTCGCCGAAGGACCGGAGCTCGCGATGGTCGACTCCGACAAGGGCATCACCAACCTGCACGTGCCGTCCGACGTCATCGTCGACGCCTCGATGCCGGCCATGATCCGCACCTCCGGCCACATGTGGGGCCCGGACGGCCAGGAGGCCGACACGCTCGCCGTCCTGCCGGACAGCAGCTACTCCGGCGTCTACCAGGTCGTCATCGACGACTGCCGCGCCAACGGCGCCTTCGACCCGTCCACCATGGGCTCGGTGCCGAACGTCGGTCTGATGGCGCAGAAGGCCGAGGAGTACGGCAGCCACGACAAGACCTTCGAGGTGCCGACCACCGGTACGGTCCGCCTCGTCGACCAGTCCGGCAACGTCGTCCTGGAGCAGACGGTCTCCGCCGGCGACATCTTCCGCGCCTGCCAGACCAAGGACGCCCCGATCAAGGACTGGGTGAAGCTGGCCGTCACCCGCGCCCGCGCCACCGGCGACCCGGCCGTGTTCTGGCTGGACGAGAGCCGCGCGCACGACGCCGTGCTCATCGGGAAGGTCGAGCAGTACCTGCCTGAGCACGACACCGAGGGCCTGGACATCCGCGTCCTGTCCCCCGTCGAGGCGACCGAGCTGTCCGTGGAGCGCATCCGCCGCGGCGAGAACACCATCTCGGTCACCGGCAACGTGCTGCGCGACTACCTCACCGACCTCTTCCCGATCCTGGAGCTGGGCACCAGCGCCAAGATGCTGTCGGTCGTCCCGCTGATGGCGGGCGGCGGCCTCTTCGAGACGGGCGCCGGCGGCTCCGCCCCGAAGCACGTCCAGCAGCTGGTCAAGGAGAACTACCTGCGCTGGGACAGCCTGGGCGAGTTCTTCGCGCTCGCGGCCAGCTTCGAGCACCTCGCGACCACCACGGGCAACGCCCGCGCCCAGGTCCTCGCCGACACCCTCGACCGCGCGACGGCGACCTTCCTCAACGAGGACAAGTCGCCGACCCGTCGCGTCGGCGGCATCGACAACCGCGGCAGCCACTTCTACCTGGGCCTCTACTGGGCGCAGGAGCTGGCCGCGCAGACCGACGACGCGGACCTCGCCAAGGCGTTCGCCCCGCTCGCCGAGACGCTCACCGCGCAGGAGCCGGTGATCGTCGACGAGCTGCTCGCCGTCCAGGGCAAGCCCGCCGACATCGGCGGCTACTACCAGCCCGACCCCGCCAAGGCCGCGAAGATCATGCGTCCGTCCGCCACCTGGAACGAGTCGCTCGCGACCCTCGCCTGA